A region of Macaca fascicularis isolate 582-1 chromosome Y, T2T-MFA8v1.1 DNA encodes the following proteins:
- the LOC141409534 gene encoding testis-specific chromodomain protein Y 2-like isoform X2 has translation MASQEFEVESIVDKRQDKNGNTVYLVRWKGYDKQDDTWEPEHHLMNCEKCIHDFNRRQTEKQKKLEWTRTSRICSNNARRRTSRSTKADYTKSSPKMLVTGKQHGSKSSQLFAASKNVRRKAALLLTDAKDMELVNSTLKTFAPDSPVDNKKAVSGFQELKKLDPIAVDQQDMVDFKVTEGKPIRDPLSGPSAEQAGIENKTLLQPLMSQMSGSVTASVATSSAPQKAIVVLIDPLAATGTADTHTSVPRVKGGKRHVTDDGRDQSFVKKMYFTIRLTESASTYRDIVVKKEDGFTQILLSTRSTEKNALNTEVIKEMVNALNRAAADDSKLVLLSAAGSVFCCGLDFGYFVKHLRNDRNKASFEMVNTIKNFVNTFIQFKKPIVVSVNGPAIGLGASVLPLCDLVWATEKAWFQTPYTTFGQSPDGCSTVTFPKIMGEASANEMFIAGRKLTAREACAKGLVSQVFLTGTFTEEVMIQIRKLSLHNAVVLEECKALVRCNIKMELEKANERECEVLRKIWGSAQGVESMVKYVENQINEF, from the coding sequence ATGGcttcccaggagtttgaggttgaaAGTATTGTTGAcaaaagacaagacaaaaatGGGAATACAGTATATTTGGTTCGGTGGAAAGGTTATGACAAACAGGATGACACTTGGGAACCAGAACATCACCTCATGAACTGTGAAAAATGTATACATGATTTTAATAGACGACagactgagaaacagaaaaaactagAATGGACCAGGACAAGTAGAATTTGTTCAAACAATGCCAGAAGAAGAACTTCCAGATCTACCAAAGCAGACTATACTAAGAGCTCTCCTAAAATGCTAGTGACTGGCAAACAACACGGATCCAAAAGCAGCCAGTTATTTGCTGCCAGCAAGAACGTTAGGAGAAAGGCAGCTTTACTTCTCACCGACGCAAAGGATATGGAGTTAGTAAATTCAACCCTCAAGACATTTGCACCTGACAGTCCTGTGGACAACAAGAAAGCTGTGAGCGGCTTTCAGGAACTCAAGAAACTGGACCCTATTGCAGTAGATCAGCAGGACATGGTGGACTTCAAGGTGACAGAAGGGAAACCAATCAGGGACCCTTTGTCAGGTCCCAGTGCAGAACAGGCTGGAATAGAGAACAAGACCCTGCTACAGCCACTAATGTCTCAGATGTCTGGTTCAGTTACTGCTTCTGTGGCCACAAGCTCAGCTCCCCAAAAAGCTATAGTGGTATTAATAGACCCGTTAGCAGCCACTGGAACAGCAGACACACATACATCAGTTCCAAGAGTGAAAGGTGGCAAAAGACATGTTACTGATGATGGCAGAGACCAGTCTTTTGTCAAGAAAATGTACTTCACCATAAGGCTAACAGAGAGTGCCAGCACATACAGAGACATTGTAGTGAAGAAAGAGGATGGATTCACCCAGATATTGCTATCAACCAGATCGACAGAAAAAAATGCACTGAATACAGAAGTAATTAAAGAAATGGTGAATGCTCTGAATAGGGCTGCTGCAGATGACAGCAAGCTTGTGTTACTCAGTGCAGCTGGAAGTGTGTTTTGTTGCGGTCTTGATTTTGGGTATTTTGTGAAGCATTTAAGGAATGACAGAAACAAAGCAAGCTTTGAAATGGTGAACACCATCAAGAACTTTGTGAATACTTTTATTCAGTTTAAAAAGCCTATTGTTGTATCAGTCAATGGCCCTGCCATTGGACTTGGTGCTTCCGTTCTGCCCCTTTGTGATCTAGTGTGGGCAACAGAAAAGGCGTGGTTCCAAACCCCTTATACAACATTTGGACAGAGTCCAGATGGATGTTCTACTGTTACATTTCCAAAAATCATGGGTGAAGCATCTGCCAATGAAATGTTTATTGCTGGGCGAAAACTGACAGCGCGGGAGGCATGTGCCAAAGGCCTGGTCTCTCAGGTGTTCTTGACTGGAACTTTCACCGAAGAGGTTATGATTCAAATTAGGAAGCTTTCCTTACATAATGCAGTTGTGCTAGAAGAATGTAAGGCCCTTGTTCGCTGCAATATTAAGATGGAGTTGGAAAAGGCCAATGAGAGAGAGTGTGAGGTGCTGAGGAAGATCTGGGGCTCAGCCCAAGGGGTCGAATCCATGGTAAAGTATGttgaaaatcaaattaatgaGTTTTAA
- the LOC141409534 gene encoding testis-specific chromodomain protein Y 2-like isoform X1: MASQEFEVESIVDKRQDKNGNTVYLVRWKGYDKQDDTWEPEHHLMNCEKCIHDFNRRQTEKQKKLEWTRTSRICSNNARRRTSRSTKADYTKSSPKMLVTGKQHGSKSSQLFAASKNVRRKAALLLTDAKDMELVNSTLKTFAPDSPVDNKKAVSGFQELKKLDPIAVDQQDMVDFKVTEGKPIRDPLSGPSAEQAGIENKTLLQPLMSQMSGSVTASVATSSAPQKAIVVLIDPLAATGTADTHTSVPRVKGGKRHVTDDGRDQSFVKKMYFTIRLTESASTYRDIVVKKEDGFTQILLSTRSTEKNALNTEVIKEMVNALNRAAADDSKLVLLSAAGSVFCCGLDFGYFVKHLRNDRNKASFEMVNTIKNFVNTFIQFKKPIVVSVNGPAIGLGASVLPLCDLVWATEKAWFQTPYTTFGQSPDGCSTVTFPKIMGEASANEMFIAGRKLTAREACAKGLVSQVFLTGTFTEEVMIQIRKLSLHNAVVLEECKALVRCNIKMELEKANERECEVLRKIWGSAQGVESMVKYSLLGYEAASASLPQRQTQNYQRWCP; encoded by the exons ATGGcttcccaggagtttgaggttgaaAGTATTGTTGAcaaaagacaagacaaaaatGGGAATACAGTATATTTGGTTCGGTGGAAAGGTTATGACAAACAGGATGACACTTGGGAACCAGAACATCACCTCATGAACTGTGAAAAATGTATACATGATTTTAATAGACGACagactgagaaacagaaaaaactagAATGGACCAGGACAAGTAGAATTTGTTCAAACAATGCCAGAAGAAGAACTTCCAGATCTACCAAAGCAGACTATACTAAGAGCTCTCCTAAAATGCTAGTGACTGGCAAACAACACGGATCCAAAAGCAGCCAGTTATTTGCTGCCAGCAAGAACGTTAGGAGAAAGGCAGCTTTACTTCTCACCGACGCAAAGGATATGGAGTTAGTAAATTCAACCCTCAAGACATTTGCACCTGACAGTCCTGTGGACAACAAGAAAGCTGTGAGCGGCTTTCAGGAACTCAAGAAACTGGACCCTATTGCAGTAGATCAGCAGGACATGGTGGACTTCAAGGTGACAGAAGGGAAACCAATCAGGGACCCTTTGTCAGGTCCCAGTGCAGAACAGGCTGGAATAGAGAACAAGACCCTGCTACAGCCACTAATGTCTCAGATGTCTGGTTCAGTTACTGCTTCTGTGGCCACAAGCTCAGCTCCCCAAAAAGCTATAGTGGTATTAATAGACCCGTTAGCAGCCACTGGAACAGCAGACACACATACATCAGTTCCAAGAGTGAAAGGTGGCAAAAGACATGTTACTGATGATGGCAGAGACCAGTCTTTTGTCAAGAAAATGTACTTCACCATAAGGCTAACAGAGAGTGCCAGCACATACAGAGACATTGTAGTGAAGAAAGAGGATGGATTCACCCAGATATTGCTATCAACCAGATCGACAGAAAAAAATGCACTGAATACAGAAGTAATTAAAGAAATGGTGAATGCTCTGAATAGGGCTGCTGCAGATGACAGCAAGCTTGTGTTACTCAGTGCAGCTGGAAGTGTGTTTTGTTGCGGTCTTGATTTTGGGTATTTTGTGAAGCATTTAAGGAATGACAGAAACAAAGCAAGCTTTGAAATGGTGAACACCATCAAGAACTTTGTGAATACTTTTATTCAGTTTAAAAAGCCTATTGTTGTATCAGTCAATGGCCCTGCCATTGGACTTGGTGCTTCCGTTCTGCCCCTTTGTGATCTAGTGTGGGCAACAGAAAAGGCGTGGTTCCAAACCCCTTATACAACATTTGGACAGAGTCCAGATGGATGTTCTACTGTTACATTTCCAAAAATCATGGGTGAAGCATCTGCCAATGAAATGTTTATTGCTGGGCGAAAACTGACAGCGCGGGAGGCATGTGCCAAAGGCCTGGTCTCTCAGGTGTTCTTGACTGGAACTTTCACCGAAGAGGTTATGATTCAAATTAGGAAGCTTTCCTTACATAATGCAGTTGTGCTAGAAGAATGTAAGGCCCTTGTTCGCTGCAATATTAAGATGGAGTTGGAAAAGGCCAATGAGAGAGAGTGTGAGGTGCTGAGGAAGATCTGGGGCTCAGCCCAAGGGGTCGAATCCATGGTAAAGTAT AGTCTACTGGGGTATGaggcagcctcagcttccctcccacaaagacagacacagaacTATCAGAGATGGTGCCCTTGA